Part of the Niallia alba genome is shown below.
GCAGCTATTCTGTAAAAACCATTCAAGCCATCGCCCAAACAGTTGCAAAAACAGAAGGAAAAGTGTTGGACGAACTTTTACAATTAGAAAAAGAAAATGCCTATTTTGAAGTATTTAATACAGAAGATTTACTACTGGCCTTTGCAAATAAAGAATCTCATATTTTAATTAAAGAGGAATATAAAAAAGAAATAGAGGAACTAGCAAAAACACAGCTTTCAGAAACGGAAACACTCGGGCTGGAATTAGGTTCTGCTGGAACTATATACATTTTAAGTGAAATTTTTTATCAGCTTGTCTTAAAACTTAGTAATAAAAACAAAGATCAAAAAAAACTTGAAAACGACCTACGCAAGTATAAGATTAAAAAACATAACGAAAAAGAATATTTATTGTATTTTAAGCATTTAGACTATTAGATAAGACAAAGGAAAAGGAGAACAGTTCAATACCTTCTTCTCCTTTGTTGTTCTATTTAAACATGGCTTCGAGCTATTCTATTTCTTTTACACAATTTTTATCATGGTTTAAAGTCCTATTGAAATTTCTTTAAAACTAATTGTTTATTTTCGATTTCATAAATATAATCTGCAACACGCTCTATAAATGCTTGATCATGTGAAACAAGAATGACTGTTCCTTCATAGGCTTTTAAAAATCGCTCTAAAGCTTCGATACAATCAATATCTAAATATATTCAATCACCATTCCATCCACAACTTCCCATATTTTCGTCACTAGTTTATCAAGAAAACTTCGGTCATGACTGACAAGAATAAGCGCACCATAATAGTACTCTAATTCTTCCAATAAGAATTGTTTGCCTAACTTATCTAAATGGGTTGTTGGTTCATCTAACAATAAGCCTTCTCGATAATTGGAGAAACCCTCTGCTATTTTGAGTCTCGTTAACTTTCCCCACTAAAATTTTCTATTTTCGTTTT
Proteins encoded:
- a CDS encoding helix-turn-helix domain-containing protein — its product is MSLLDVYLQKNEKKRYDVYKQTGLSQQVLSAVNKKKVSSYSVKTIQAIAQTVAKTEGKVLDELLQLEKENAYFEVFNTEDLLLAFANKESHILIKEEYKKEIEELAKTQLSETETLGLELGSAGTIYILSEIFYQLVLKLSNKNKDQKKLENDLRKYKIKKHNEKEYLLYFKHLDY